GCACTACAGAAGCTCACAAACAGGTAAGGAGCCCTCACAACACTGGGAATCACATGGAAGGCTGATACGGGCATGGTGGTCATGGCCTCCTGGCACTGTGAATTTGTGACCTTTTCCAAGTGGTTCAGACTGGAAAGGACTTTCAAGAGCCTCCTGACCTGTTTGTGCACGGGGTTGAGTTTGCTGTGTCTCCTCAGCTATGTTGGCTTTGCccaaagagaagcagcagctcttggTGCTGAGGGGCTTGGGAGGGTTAAAACCAACTTGGAGCTGCACACAGGCACTTCTCAACTGCCCCTGGCAACTCCATCTCTGTGGAAAGACACccttaattttgctttaaaaatgtgttgGCCATTGTTTTTTGAGCCATGGTCAAAGCCTGGAAAGAGCTGCCCTGCAGTTCCTGGGTTTATGGTTGACGCTGAAGCTCCCAATGGGTGGGGGGGGGCTTGAGATGGGCTTTCATTCCAATGCCCCAGGGTGCCAAgtggagcagcacagacactTCTCCTCTGGCTTCAGCCTGGGATCCCATTAAGATTCAAACAGACCTGAAAGATCTGTGTGGAAGCAAGTTAGGCAGTGtcctgggagcacctgggatgCCTTGTTCCTGCTCTGGGTGGTTGTGGAGTCACCCACTCTGAGCAGTGCAGCTTCCCATGGTTTTCCCTCCCTTGTTGCAGAGAATGGCACTGATCCGCAAAACTACCAAGAAATAGCCCCTGGGCAGACCTGGAGACACCACCAGTGCAGTTTGGGATACCTGCATCTCCACTGAAGCCTCCACCATGTCACctgtggaatatttttttaatgctttacaGAAAAGCATCTATTTTTTATTAACGGTGCAGCAATGTCTTGATGAGGAGACCTGCCAAAAACATTCTACGCCCTGTTCCTCATTTCTTCTCAGAGTGCGACATATCTCAAACAAAGACTTTCATTTGTGACTTGAAAGTGGTTTATTGTACAAGTGATTATCCAAGGGACAGAGCATTTGATCATATGTGGGACAGTATTAGAAGCATCTGTAGAGGTTTTTgtttcctccttcctgccccTGTCTGTTCCAGTACTTTGTAATGTCAGTGTTTATATAAATACTTGAGTTTGTTTTACatgaataaagaaattattctaagctgctggcacagccgTGTGCTCTTCAGGCAGTGTTGCACAGCgatggcaggggcagggtccCTATCACCTCAGCTCTGTATTGTGGTGCTGTTCTGTAGGAGATCTGAGAGTTTACAGGGAGCAGAATCAcggaatatcctgagctggagtattgagtccagctccttggccagcccaggacaccccacTAATCCCACCCTACACCCAAGAGCATTGTCCAGTGCTCTGGAGCTATGGCAGCCTTGGAGCCAGGacccttccctggggagcctgttcatTGCCTGAGTGAGCCCCTTGGCGGGAAGGAACTGTTTCCTAATATGCAGCCTATGCTTCCCTTGATGCAGCTTCAGCTGTTCTCtcgtgtcctgtccctggtcacagggagcagagattgCAGGTGTCCcgtgggaggagctgcagacaCTGGTGAGTCTCCCCTGTTTCCTCCAGGGTGAACAAACCCAAgtgtcctcagctgctcttccagAGGTTTCCCCTCCAGACTCTTCTAGACCTTAAGGATTTGGCTAGTACCTCACCTGCCAGTCAGGGTGGCCAGGTCACTTCCATCCGAACTTCCATACCAGAATGAGTCCCTTCCCAATTGCTGGGATATTTGGGCTGTTGGGAGAGGGATGTTGTGACAGGGCAGGAAGTCAACGTCCCTCTGATTCTGTCTGTGCCTGGACATTGTAAAGGCCACATGCCCctgcctgttcctgctgctctgcatagACCTCAGGGAAGCTGCGAGGGCTGTTGTGGGGATGAGGGAGTTGACAGcactgcaaacccctgcacgACAGGGAGGCTCCTGCAGGCCTtaggcagagctgggctcatcttccctgtccagctctctgGAGGCTCCCAGTACCTGCAGGAGAAACCAGGGTGGGTGAAGTGATACCAGGACCATCCCGGGCTCACTCCTCGTTACTGTGGGATGAGGAGGAAAATACATTGTATGAAGATTAATCAAAAGGGAAAGTGGGCATTTCCTCAGAATGGTAtgttctttttttgctttggacTCAACTAGGCATGTACTCAGTCAGAGGCAGATACATTATTTGAGTTCATTATAAATTTGTCATTTTTAATTATAGTTGGGAAGACTTAAAGAATTTTGGGCTTTATGATTTGGATCTAAGTCAGTACAAGAGAGAATAGGAGAAGGGGTGACATTGACCTCTGCAGGCCTATGAAGTCCCACCTGGGGACTTCACCCTTCCACTGCACTTCCTCTTTCCCAGAtaaacacaggcaggcagagagtGACCAGAGGTATTTAACGCAGCAACATGCCCTGCTGCTCCATATCTACTTCCCCTCCTGAGCCCAGCATGTCCCTGCCTTGCCAGTGCCCCCAGCTCTAGCATGAGCATCTTTTCCGCTTCTCCTTCTCCAGTGCCTTAGCCTTGGGCAGCACCGGCAGTGGTACACTGCTTTTCACCCCACCCCATGCCTCAGTGGCCACCAACCACCCTGTCTGCAGTGCTTTGTAAATGGCCACCGTCAGCATCTGGAAGGCCTGGACCACATTGGAAGCATCTTTGGCTGAGGTCTCCACGTACTGGACACCCAGTGAGGCTGCCAACTTCTCCGCCTCCCTCTGGTCCACCTGGCGCTGCTCAGCCATGTCACTCTTGTGCCCCACCAGCAGGAAGATCATGCGGAAGGGCTGGATGGTGTCAGTCACCTCCCGATGCCAGCGCCGGATGCTCTCAAAGGACGCACGGTTGGTGAGGTCAAAGAGCAGCATCCCCCCAGCCGAGTTGCGGTAGTAGGAGCGAGTCACGGACCTGGGGTGCCAAGAGCAGGGGGGTGAGTGGCCCCCAGGGTTCCCTGTGCCACTTTGGGCAGCATGttctctgcctgcagagcagccctggctaGGACCTGCTCCTGCAAGCAGCACTTTGCATCAAAAGCACTGCAAGAGGAGCAAGAATCAGACTTCTGCTCTGTCAATAAGAGCTCCAGgggcagctctgtccctgctcagccacaAAAGCTCATCTTTCTCCGGCACCCACAACCCCCAAGTGCCCCTGTGTCTGCAGCCATGTCCCCAGGGCTTCACCATCCCTGCTGTTACAGTCCTGGAACTCTCCCATTCCTGCAAACCCAGACCTGCCACTCTCCCACACCCTGCAGCCCACATCTCCTAAGCTTTCCTCTCCGCAGGAGCTGCCTAGCTGGTGGAGACAGCCCCACAGTGAAAGGTCCTAGCAGCTGAGCTGAAGTAGATGTTTTTCCCAGCACCCTGTGGGCTCCCAGCTgttccccagctcctctgcagctggTGTGGCAGGGGAGTTCTTGGGGGAGTACTGTACCTCCTTTAGAGCTGGAGCAAGGCAGTCCCAGTGGCTCCTTTCCCTTTGGCTTTTGGTATGGTGGTTCCACACCCAAAGGGACAAGTGGGAACACAGTCACACCAAGGGTCTCCCTGGGCTTGGAATCACAACACTCCACCCCAAATCTGGAGGGGGACACCCATCTCCACCACCCCTCCCCACCTTATGGACCCACCTGAACCTCTcctgcccagctgtgtcccagaaCTGCAGCTTCACTCGCAGCCCTGGCTCCAGCTCCACAAATTGGACGTAGAAGTCCACCCCCACTGTCTGGTTGACAGTGTCCAGGAAGACACCCTCAGTGTAGCACCGCAGCAGCGAGGATTTCCCCACAGTCGAGTCCCCCAGCATGATCACTCGGAACTGGTACTGCCACCGTTGCTCCATCAGTGCCTCTCTTGGCTGCCAGGACCTGCCACCCCCGCACCAGGAGCATGttcaggcaggcagggagctcCTCCACCCAGGAGGCGTACCCAGTGATCCGTGGCCCATTTGGAGCctctttgttcttttatttaagCTCCATCCAGCTGGAAGCACTCAGGAGTGTCTGCTCCCATTTTTCCCATGGACAGGACACCCTGAAAAGTGTCCCAGACAAGGTGAGCTGTTGCCCCACCAGCGATGCCCTCCAAAGCAGAGGATCCTCCATGCCATGGGTTGAGTGCTGTGCCCCTGCCTAGGATGCATTGCTTAGCACAGCCTTTATTTAGTGTGAAAAAGCCTTAGGTTTATTAAAAACACTCCTACagcagaataatattttttcagagtCCCCAAATAAAGGTTTGAAATAAAGCCAAGCCCAGGTGGGAGACCAATGTCATAACCACCCAAAGGCTGCAGGTACCAGGTGGAGAGAAAAGCATCCCCACGACCTGGGGTCCCATGTCTGACCCCCTACTCCATCAGCACTGGCAGCACTCCTGGGGCACCCTCCCTCCAGGGGCTGGCAGCAACTCTGGGGATGACCCTGATGCTATCACATCCCTGTTGTGGGACAAGGATCCCCTGGCCCAGTGTCTGCTGGATACCCCCAGCCAGTGTTTGAAAAGCCAGCTCCACGATGAGGTTGCTGCAGGCTGAGGTCTCTACAAAGGCCCTGCCCACGGTGGCAGTGTCTGGCTTAATTTGCTGACATGGTTTGCTTGGCCACCAGGTCACACTTGTGTCCCGCCAGGACAAAGGCAGGCAGCCAGCCAGTCCCCCACAGCCTCGCAACACCACTTGGGGACATGCTCAAAAGATGCCTGGTTGGTGAGGTCGAACATCAGCAGCACTCCTGCTGCACTCTGGTAGAAGAACCTGGTGATGGAGCTGGGCATACCCAGCAGGGTTTCAAAGGATACTGGGAAGGTCTTACACCTACAGCCCTAGGATGGGCCTTGGGAGATATTTAGGTGACAGATCACACCCTGGGATTGGGAAAGGGATATCTGTCTTGGCCATTTACAGCCCCACTCTCTGTTCAGAATCCCTCTCCCCACACTAGGGGGCTCTAGAGGAGACTTGCAGGGTTTTCAGGGACTCTGTGGTACTGTTATCCCCCCAGCTGCCCCTGGTACAGTGGGGATGCGGCAGCACTGAACAGAAACAAGGCACCACCAGGACCAACCCTGGGATCCCCAAAaggttcccagggatggggagggcctggaagcccagctccagccacagcatTTTGCTCTTCAGCCCTCTGTGCCCCATTTGAGCCTCCCACACTCCCAAGGTGCTCCTGGATCCAGCAGGAGAccacccagctgcagcccaccAGCCACTGCAACCAACACCCAACCCTGCTCCCTTGGCTGCTCCCCTAAACTGCTCCAGTGTCACTGCAAGCTCAGCACAAGGTGTCACTGACCCCTGAAACATCACTGTCCCAGTGAGCCATCACTGCCTGTCCCTGCATACCTGGCTGGGAATCTACAAACAGCCCAGGGTAGGGAGATGAATCAATGGAGTGCTGGCATCCACATACCCACCTCACCTGAACCATTCCtggccagctgtgccccagcttGGCCTTGCCAGTGGCGGCATCAGGATAGTCTGGCTGTAGAACTCGATACCAATGGTGGGGCCAGGGGTGGCTGCCTCACCAGGACCCCCACTCGGCCCATCAGcgaagcagcacagcagcaaggACTCACAGTAGCATCCCCTAGCACAATGCGGAACTGGAAGTGTCCCTCGGTGTTGGGATCCTGGGAGGAATCTCCTACTGTCTGCATGACTGAGCTGGCCGGATCCTGACCCACCGTGTTCCTGCTGTGTTAGCAGCAACAGGACAGGTCTCCACCCTTGTCCCCACCCcacctgggagcagggatggctCCGGCTCACACAAGCAAACTGTTccagggagggagcagctgccagATCAGTCCCCATCCTGCCTGGAAAGTAAGAGGGCTAAGTTTTCTTTCCAGGTgtatatacaaaaaaaaaaaaatttggagcTGCTGCATAGCTCTTTTCACCATTTAGGAAAATCACTGATGCCTTTCTAATTCCTCTgcttttaaaactatatttttccatttgtctgCTTCCCAGCCACCAAACTCCAGAACACAAACCATAGCAATGGCCCAGCATTTCAAACTTTAGCAGCAACAGTTTCAGCTCTAATCACTTCCTTGCAATATTCTGGCAGTCTTCCTTTGCTGTCAGGAGGATGTTTAGTGTTGCCACAGGCCAGGTCTGTCTCCCCTGCCTGGCTTTGGTAACAGGGACAGCGGGCTGTAAGCATATAGACTCACCGGTGTCCCTCAGAAGCCAAGATCCTCAGAAAGCTGGGAGACACTCCACAGGGAAGCGGCTCTCAAGACCTGCAGGTAGGAGACCAGAGGGGTCAGAGGCACCGGCTCAATATTCCAGGAGAAAGTACTCTTGGCAGCCAGGTTACCTCAGGTTCAGGAACTTTGTCACAGCTGAACAATCCAGGGACAGAAGAGAGTGGCTCCAGCTCTGACGCTGTGGAGAGCCACagcccttttttttccatggtgAACAGAAAACAGGCAAACCAGAATCACCAAGGCTCCAGCTGAGGGTGGTGGAACACCCCAAGACGGCAGGAACTGCTCTAGCATCTCCCATTGAGGTCCAGGTGTTCCTGCATTCCAGGGACTCCTGCCGAGTGCtgcgggggagggggggaacaCCCCACTGGCACACACTGCAGGCAAGCACAGGAACTTTAGCTCCACTGGAAGAGGCAGCTCAGGCTTCCTGGctcagagccagcccagcctcacCTTACCCCAAAAGCAACTCAAACATGGGAGACACCACATTTGATGTAATTGCATTTATTCAAACTCTTATCACACACAGAATATTCcaagttggaaggaacccacaggGACCATTGACTCCAGCTCTTAAGTGAATGACCAATACAGCAATCAAACCCACCACCCACCTTGGTATTATTAGCTCCCTGCTCTAACCAAGTATTTGATATCCAAATCCCCTCCTGAAAAAACTCCATGGAACAGACTGTTTTTCCATGTGGAGCACCCGAACCAGAGCTTGTTCAACAGCTGGAGCCAAACCAGTTCCGTCTCCCTCCACTGCAGCAAGTGGAGCCCAGAAGAGGCTGATCCCACTTGGTGGAGCTCATGGCTCAGAAAGCAGGCAGGatctggctctgcagagcccccacTTCTGGAGTAGGCTGGGAAAGAAGAGTCTGGCACTGCAACACCAAGTCACTCGGGGATGGCTCATCCTCTGCTTAGACctgaaaaaaaggataaaaaagaatcCAGCTGAGTGATGAGCAGTCAGGCTCTATCCACATTCCAGAACTCCTGTATGTTCAGACCCTACCCTGTGGTTTTGGGTAGCTCATACCTGGCCTCAGCCCC
Above is a genomic segment from Cinclus cinclus chromosome 26, bCinCin1.1, whole genome shotgun sequence containing:
- the LOC134053877 gene encoding ras-related protein Rab-39B-like, whose translation is MEQRWQYQFRVIMLGDSTVGKSSLLRCYTEGVFLDTVNQTVGVDFYVQFVELEPGLRVKLQFWDTAGQERFRSVTRSYYRNSAGGMLLFDLTNRASFESIRRWHREVTDTIQPFRMIFLLVGHKSDMAEQRQVDQREAEKLAASLGVQYVETSAKDASNVVQAFQMLTVAIYKALQTGWLVATEAWGGVKSSVPLPVLPKAKALEKEKRKRCSC